In Calonectris borealis chromosome 8, bCalBor7.hap1.2, whole genome shotgun sequence, a single genomic region encodes these proteins:
- the LEPROT gene encoding leptin receptor gene-related protein has product MAGIKALVALSFSGAIGLTFLMLGCALEYYGVYWPLFVLIFYFICPIPHFIAKRVSDDSDAASSACRELAYFFTTGIVVSAFGFPIILARVEAIKWGACGLVLAGNAVIFLTILGFFLVFGRGDDFSWEQW; this is encoded by the exons ATGGCGGGCATCAAAG CTCTCGTGGCGCTGTCCTTCAGCGGAGCCATCGGGCTGACGTTCCTCATGCTGGGCTGCGCCCTGGAGTACTACGG tgtaTACTGGCCTCTGTTTGTCTTAATATTTTACTTCATCTGCCCCATTCCCCACTTCATTGCAAAAAGAGTAAGTGATGACAGTGATGCAgccagcagtgcctgcagggaATTGGCATATTTCTTCACAACTGGAATTGTTGTTTCTGCCTTTGGATTTCCTATAATCCTTGCACGGGTTGAAGCG ATCAAATGGGGAGCCTGTGGTCTGGTGCTGGCTGGCAATGCAGTCATTTTCCTTACtattttaggcttttttcttgtgtttggtaGAGGAGATGACTTTAGCTGGGAACAGTGGTAG